A single window of Thiomicrorhabdus immobilis DNA harbors:
- a CDS encoding Mth938-like domain-containing protein, producing MKFTEHRDSNVYAVKKYQPGMVKVNNLEFNSSCYITQKSYKDDWQCPAISALNTDLMDELLAEKPEVIILGTGETQTFPEPLFFAYCAAQGVGLEVMANDAACRTYNVLTTEDRDIVLALIMDAEAD from the coding sequence ATGAAATTTACCGAACATCGCGACTCAAATGTATATGCTGTAAAAAAGTATCAACCTGGCATGGTAAAGGTAAACAACCTCGAATTTAACTCCAGCTGTTATATCACTCAAAAAAGCTATAAAGATGACTGGCAGTGCCCAGCCATATCAGCATTGAATACGGATTTGATGGATGAACTTTTGGCCGAAAAACCCGAAGTGATTATTTTAGGGACAGGTGAAACCCAGACTTTTCCTGAACCGTTGTTTTTCGCTTACTGCGCCGCACAAGGTGTGGGTTTGGAAGTTATGGCAAATGACGCTGCCTGCAGAACTTACAACGTCTTAACTACCGAAGACAGGGATATTGTTTTAGCTTTGATCATGGATGCTGAAGCAGACTGA
- a CDS encoding peptidoglycan DD-metalloendopeptidase family protein, which yields MNLYKQPVLKLTTLLTASLMMASCSSPTKYEPRHSTAGEKQTQRLQNTHSCHSPYRVVSGDTLSGIAVKCDSTIAAIAKNNELLPPYIIYVNQELVLPINEEGVPAETAVVSADTHSSKEIEKSKQLNEALTPKSVIVKESPSSRPKVVEKETTATAIVRNEPQTAKKTSSNKNRSWIWPMHKGLAYKYLRDNAGLSILEIYGVPGQKIKAVAPGKVVYSGNGIINYGWMLVIKHDNDYMSIYAHNSALLVKEGDYVESGQEVALMGATGNTKRPKLYLEARYQGRKVDIKKVLKYK from the coding sequence ATGAATTTATATAAGCAACCTGTTTTAAAACTCACCACTTTATTGACAGCGAGCTTAATGATGGCATCTTGTTCCTCACCTACGAAATATGAGCCAAGGCATTCAACGGCGGGTGAAAAACAGACCCAGAGGTTGCAAAATACACACTCTTGCCATTCACCATATCGAGTTGTTTCAGGTGATACTTTGAGCGGTATCGCTGTTAAATGCGATTCCACTATTGCCGCTATCGCAAAAAACAATGAGTTACTTCCGCCTTATATTATCTATGTAAATCAAGAGCTTGTTTTGCCGATTAATGAAGAGGGTGTACCAGCAGAGACAGCAGTAGTAAGTGCTGATACACATTCTTCAAAAGAGATTGAAAAGAGCAAACAGCTTAATGAGGCACTTACACCCAAATCCGTAATCGTTAAGGAAAGCCCCTCTTCAAGACCTAAGGTTGTGGAGAAAGAAACCACGGCTACCGCGATAGTTCGTAATGAACCTCAAACAGCAAAAAAAACCTCGTCTAATAAGAACCGTTCCTGGATTTGGCCAATGCACAAAGGTTTGGCCTATAAATATTTAAGAGATAACGCCGGTCTGTCCATTTTAGAAATTTACGGTGTGCCAGGTCAAAAAATCAAGGCGGTTGCTCCTGGTAAGGTCGTTTATTCAGGGAATGGTATTATCAATTATGGTTGGATGCTGGTGATTAAGCATGATAATGATTACATGTCTATTTACGCCCATAACAGCGCATTGCTTGTGAAAGAAGGGGATTATGTCGAATCTGGTCAGGAGGTTGCTCTGATGGGAGCAACCGGGAATACAAAACGTCCTAAACTTTATTTAGAAGCGCGTTATCAAGGTCGTAAAGTCGATATCAAGAAGGTCTTGAAGTACAAGTAG
- a CDS encoding YqaA family protein, whose amino-acid sequence MKIFTTLYDKALQWSKHEKAPIYLGGLSFAESSFFPIPPDVMLMPMSLAQPQKAFYYAWLTTIFSILGGVLGYAIGYWAMDLLMPSIEALGYQDKIIQINQWFSEYGVWIVFIAGFSPVPYKLFTITAGASAMAFVPFVIASFIGRGARFFLVAGLMRWGGEKMETTVRKWVDWIGWGLVVLVLIYIGFKMLSNH is encoded by the coding sequence TTGAAGATTTTTACAACATTGTACGATAAAGCTTTGCAATGGTCTAAGCATGAAAAAGCCCCTATTTATCTAGGTGGATTAAGTTTTGCAGAGTCATCGTTTTTTCCAATTCCACCGGATGTCATGTTGATGCCAATGAGTTTGGCTCAACCTCAAAAAGCATTCTATTATGCCTGGTTAACCACCATCTTTTCCATCTTAGGCGGCGTTCTCGGTTATGCCATCGGTTACTGGGCGATGGATTTATTGATGCCATCTATTGAAGCCTTAGGGTATCAAGATAAAATCATCCAAATCAATCAGTGGTTTTCAGAGTATGGGGTATGGATCGTGTTCATCGCCGGTTTCAGTCCTGTTCCCTATAAACTATTCACCATCACTGCTGGTGCCAGTGCAATGGCTTTTGTGCCATTTGTTATCGCTTCTTTTATTGGTAGGGGGGCTAGGTTTTTCTTGGTTGCCGGATTGATGCGTTGGGGCGGTGAAAAAATGGAAACAACCGTCAGGAAATGGGTTGACTGGATTGGTTGGGGCTTAGTAGTATTAGTCCTGATTTATATCGGCTTTAAAATGCTCTCTAACCACTAA
- a CDS encoding protein-L-isoaspartate(D-aspartate) O-methyltransferase, whose translation MQYPNAAFEKHQGLGMTSQRTRNRLVDRLVEKGVSSSNVLEVMRIVPRHLFLDEAMASRSYEDTALPIGYGQTISQPWVVAKMTQWLLDTSQPINRVLEIGTGSGYQTAILSLLVDEVFSVERIQPLSERAMGVLQTLELDNIQFSLSDGHWGWPDKAPFDAIISAASPAELPQELINQLKMGGRLVMPIGETKQLLYGFEKTPNGIIETCLGEVMFVPMKEGIEA comes from the coding sequence ATGCAATATCCTAATGCCGCTTTTGAAAAACACCAAGGTTTGGGCATGACTTCACAAAGAACTCGCAATCGATTGGTCGATCGGCTGGTTGAGAAAGGGGTGAGTAGCTCGAATGTGCTTGAAGTGATGCGTATTGTGCCACGACATCTGTTTTTGGATGAAGCGATGGCTTCGCGATCTTATGAAGATACCGCTTTGCCGATAGGCTATGGCCAAACCATCTCCCAGCCTTGGGTGGTTGCCAAGATGACTCAGTGGTTATTGGATACCTCTCAGCCAATCAATCGAGTGCTTGAGATTGGAACAGGTTCGGGTTATCAAACCGCTATTTTGTCTTTGCTGGTGGATGAGGTTTTTAGTGTTGAACGTATTCAACCCTTGTCTGAACGCGCCATGGGGGTTTTGCAGACTTTAGAGTTGGATAATATTCAATTCTCATTAAGCGATGGTCATTGGGGTTGGCCTGATAAAGCGCCATTTGATGCCATTATTTCGGCTGCTTCTCCAGCGGAGCTTCCTCAAGAATTGATTAACCAGTTAAAGATGGGGGGTCGCTTGGTTATGCCGATTGGTGAAACGAAACAGTTGCTTTATGGATTTGAAAAAACGCCGAACGGGATAATTGAAACCTGTTTAGGAGAGGTCATGTTTGTACCGATGAAAGAGGGAATTGAGGCTTGA
- the surE gene encoding 5'/3'-nucleotidase SurE → MKILLSNDDGYFAPGIQTVFQSLRENIEFSRLDIMAPERNRSAASNSLTLLEPLRMNLHTNLSDDPRCHVYSVNGTPTDCVHLGMNGGLDYQPDIVLSGINAGANMGDDVLYSGTVAAATEGRFLGKPSIAISLCGDQFFETAANVLLTFLNDLPSLALSKDTIININVPDVPPAELKGIKVTRLGRRHISEPVVKQNDPRGLPIYWIGPAGEAAEAGEGTDFYAVEQGYASITPLKIDLTHYEMMATLQEWERGLAI, encoded by the coding sequence ATGAAAATTTTGCTCTCTAACGATGACGGTTATTTTGCACCAGGCATTCAAACGGTGTTTCAAAGCCTGCGTGAAAATATTGAATTTTCCCGTTTAGATATCATGGCACCAGAACGTAACCGTAGTGCAGCGAGTAACTCCTTAACTTTGCTTGAACCTTTACGAATGAACCTGCATACCAATCTCAGTGATGACCCACGTTGTCATGTTTACAGTGTGAACGGTACTCCGACCGACTGTGTTCATTTGGGGATGAATGGTGGTTTGGATTATCAACCGGATATTGTGCTTTCTGGGATTAATGCGGGAGCCAATATGGGGGATGACGTGCTTTATTCCGGGACAGTCGCCGCGGCCACCGAAGGGCGTTTTTTAGGTAAACCTTCAATTGCAATCTCCCTCTGTGGCGATCAATTTTTTGAAACCGCCGCCAACGTATTATTGACGTTTTTGAATGATTTACCCTCTTTAGCACTTTCAAAAGATACCATTATCAATATCAATGTGCCTGATGTACCTCCTGCCGAATTGAAAGGCATCAAGGTGACTCGTTTAGGACGCCGTCACATCTCCGAACCGGTGGTCAAGCAAAATGACCCAAGGGGATTGCCGATTTATTGGATAGGGCCAGCAGGTGAGGCGGCAGAAGCCGGTGAAGGGACGGACTTTTATGCGGTTGAGCAAGGGTATGCTTCAATTACACCGTTAAAAATAGACTTAACCCATTATGAGATGATGGCTACTTTACAAGAGTGGGAAAGGGGCTTGGCAATTTAA
- a CDS encoding Smr/MutS family protein: MPTEDKSLFLEAMQGVTPLNTTEKRAEYNPKKVNQAQKEVLKKVKRKAQKQLNRASAIASNKELHIAKVGAFEKLLYHQKGIRLQELSKLKKGDFSVQAILDLHGLTQDNAEQKTIEFVSQCYQDKYRFIRIIHGKGYNSEDEFPVLKNLVNQLLRQIDGVIAFSSTPEKDGGSGAVNIFLRAH; the protein is encoded by the coding sequence ATGCCAACAGAAGATAAATCGCTATTTCTTGAAGCAATGCAAGGTGTTACCCCTTTGAACACGACTGAAAAGCGTGCCGAATACAACCCCAAGAAGGTTAACCAAGCACAAAAAGAAGTGTTAAAAAAGGTCAAACGTAAAGCCCAAAAGCAGTTGAACAGAGCGTCTGCTATAGCCAGCAATAAAGAATTACATATTGCCAAAGTTGGCGCTTTTGAAAAATTGCTGTACCACCAGAAAGGCATACGTTTACAGGAATTATCTAAACTTAAAAAAGGTGATTTCAGCGTTCAAGCGATATTGGACCTGCATGGACTCACCCAAGACAATGCCGAACAGAAGACCATTGAATTTGTTAGTCAGTGCTACCAAGACAAATATCGTTTCATCCGCATCATCCACGGCAAAGGTTATAACTCAGAGGACGAATTTCCTGTTTTGAAGAATTTAGTCAATCAGTTATTAAGACAAATTGATGGCGTAATTGCTTTTAGCAGCACACCTGAAAAAGATGGCGGTTCAGGCGCCGTCAATATCTTTTTAAGAGCCCACTAA
- a CDS encoding FtsB family cell division protein, translating into MKKLYLALAVLIVILQARLLSSEGGLGELFSLQEQLKTLETSLEEQRLVNARLAEEIKSLQTNPSAIETLARQNLGMVKKDEVFVQVIELKSEESSLHKTEDSAISEQAGQ; encoded by the coding sequence GTGAAAAAGCTTTATCTTGCATTAGCTGTCCTGATTGTGATTTTACAAGCTCGCTTATTGTCCTCCGAAGGAGGGCTTGGCGAGCTTTTTTCGTTACAGGAACAGCTGAAAACCCTTGAAACTTCACTCGAAGAGCAGCGTCTGGTTAATGCCAGATTAGCTGAAGAAATCAAATCCTTGCAAACGAATCCATCGGCAATTGAAACCCTGGCTAGGCAAAATTTAGGTATGGTCAAAAAGGATGAGGTGTTTGTACAGGTGATTGAGTTGAAGTCAGAGGAGTCATCTCTACATAAGACGGAAGATAGTGCAATTTCGGAGCAAGCGGGGCAATAA
- the eno gene encoding phosphopyruvate hydratase — translation MSLIKDIKARQVIDSRGNPTVEADVILEDGSMGRGISPSGASTGSREAIELRDGDKSKFGGKGVLTAVNNINTEIKAALVGKDATDQAAIDNIMIELDGTHNKARLGANAILAVSIATAQAAAKSKGLPLYAYLKTDTYKMPVPMMNIINGGEHADNSVDFQEFMIMPVGAPTMSEAIRYGAEVFHALKKVLHDKGYNTAVGDEGGFAPDLKSNEEAITVILEAIEIAGYKAGEDIMIAMDAASSELYKDGMYTLGSENKVLTSKEMVDLLSSWVTKYPIISIEDGLDESDWDGFKYQTEKDGHRLQIVGDDLFVTNPKILAEGIEKGIANSILIKINQIGTLTETFEAIAMAKKAGYTAVVSHRSGETEDTVIADIAVATGCGQIKTGSLSRTDRIAKYNQLIRIEEALGDEAIYPGKDAFYNLK, via the coding sequence ATGTCATTAATTAAAGATATTAAAGCACGTCAAGTAATTGATTCTCGTGGTAACCCAACTGTTGAAGCAGACGTCATTTTAGAAGACGGATCGATGGGGCGAGGTATTTCACCATCAGGAGCTTCTACCGGTTCTCGTGAAGCAATCGAATTGCGTGATGGCGATAAGTCTAAATTTGGTGGCAAAGGTGTGTTGACGGCAGTTAACAATATCAACACTGAGATTAAAGCGGCTTTAGTTGGGAAAGATGCAACAGACCAGGCTGCAATTGATAACATCATGATTGAACTTGATGGTACTCACAATAAGGCACGTTTAGGTGCAAACGCCATCCTTGCGGTTTCAATTGCGACTGCTCAAGCTGCCGCTAAGTCTAAAGGGTTACCTTTATACGCTTACCTAAAAACAGATACTTATAAGATGCCTGTGCCAATGATGAACATCATCAATGGTGGTGAGCACGCTGACAACTCTGTGGATTTCCAGGAATTCATGATTATGCCTGTTGGTGCGCCGACCATGTCTGAAGCGATTCGTTACGGTGCTGAAGTTTTCCACGCACTTAAAAAAGTATTGCACGACAAAGGCTATAACACTGCAGTTGGTGATGAAGGTGGATTTGCTCCAGACCTTAAGTCTAACGAGGAAGCAATCACTGTTATTTTAGAAGCAATCGAAATCGCTGGTTATAAAGCGGGTGAAGACATTATGATTGCAATGGATGCGGCTTCATCTGAACTATATAAAGACGGTATGTACACTTTAGGTTCGGAAAACAAAGTTCTGACTTCAAAAGAGATGGTGGATTTGTTGTCTAGCTGGGTGACTAAATACCCAATCATCTCAATCGAAGATGGTTTGGATGAGTCTGATTGGGATGGATTCAAGTACCAGACTGAAAAAGATGGTCACCGTCTACAGATTGTTGGTGATGACTTATTCGTAACCAACCCTAAAATCTTGGCTGAAGGGATTGAGAAAGGAATCGCTAATTCTATTCTTATCAAAATCAACCAAATCGGTACTTTGACAGAGACTTTTGAAGCTATTGCAATGGCTAAGAAAGCAGGTTATACCGCTGTGGTTTCTCACCGTTCAGGTGAGACAGAAGATACGGTAATCGCTGATATCGCGGTAGCGACAGGTTGTGGCCAGATTAAAACGGGTTCATTGTCTCGTACAGATCGTATCGCAAAATACAACCAGCTGATTCGTATTGAAGAAGCTTTAGGTGATGAGGCTATTTACCCAGGTAAAGATGCATTCTATAACCTTAAGTAA
- the kdsA gene encoding 3-deoxy-8-phosphooctulonate synthase, with protein sequence MKLCGFDVGIDQPFFLIAGPCVIESEQLAIDTAGQLKEITDSLGIPFIYKSSYDKANRSSTKSFRGLGVEEGLRILQKVKDEIGVPVLTDVHEDTPLEEVASVVDVMQTPAFLVRQTNFIQNVCRQGIPVNIKKGQFQAPWDMDQVVAKAHEVGNENIMVCDRGTSFGYNTLVSDMRGLASMRSTGCPVVFDATHSVQQPGGQGTTSGGQREMVPVLARAAIAAGVSGVFMETHPDPEKALSDGPNMWPLGNLKPLLETLKMLDDVVKKQGFIENSLLGN encoded by the coding sequence ATGAAATTATGCGGCTTTGATGTTGGTATCGACCAACCTTTTTTCCTTATCGCGGGACCTTGTGTTATCGAGTCTGAACAGTTGGCTATTGATACTGCCGGACAACTGAAAGAGATTACTGATTCGCTAGGAATTCCGTTTATTTACAAATCCTCATACGATAAAGCCAATCGTTCTTCGACCAAAAGCTTTAGAGGTTTGGGTGTCGAGGAAGGGCTTCGTATTCTGCAAAAAGTAAAAGATGAAATCGGTGTGCCGGTTTTGACCGATGTGCATGAAGACACCCCTTTGGAAGAAGTCGCTTCAGTGGTTGATGTGATGCAGACGCCAGCATTCCTGGTACGCCAAACGAATTTTATTCAAAATGTATGTCGTCAAGGTATTCCTGTCAATATCAAAAAAGGGCAGTTTCAAGCGCCTTGGGATATGGATCAGGTTGTTGCAAAAGCGCATGAAGTCGGTAATGAGAATATCATGGTGTGTGACCGTGGTACCTCTTTCGGTTACAACACCTTGGTTTCTGATATGAGAGGATTGGCTTCTATGCGCTCAACAGGTTGTCCTGTTGTGTTTGATGCAACTCACTCTGTACAGCAGCCAGGCGGCCAAGGTACGACATCGGGTGGGCAGCGTGAAATGGTTCCAGTTTTAGCCAGAGCGGCCATTGCAGCCGGTGTATCTGGCGTGTTTATGGAAACGCATCCTGATCCTGAAAAAGCATTGAGCGATGGCCCTAATATGTGGCCACTAGGTAACTTAAAACCGTTGTTGGAAACGTTGAAGATGTTAGATGATGTCGTTAAAAAACAAGGTTTTATTGAAAATAGCTTACTAGGTAATTAA